From Saccharibacillus brassicae:
CGCCCGATTGGTTGCCGCTCAGGACGACGTATTGGCCTTCCTTGTTGCGTACGACGGCGCCTACGCGGTCGCAGTCGGGATCGGTGCCGATCAGGATGTCGGCATTGAGTTGTTCCCCGAGCTTCATCGCGAGCGTGAACGCTTCGCGTTCTTCCGGGTTCGGCGATTTGACGGTCGGGAAGTCGCCGTCCGGCTGCTCCTGCTCCGGCACGACAGCGACGTTCTTGAAGCCGATCTTCTCCAGTACGCGGCGTACCGGCAGATTGCCCGTTCCGTGCAGCGGAGTGAACACGACCTGCAGATCGCTGCCCTGGCCCGCGGCCAACTGCTCGCGGCTCAGGGACAGGCTTGCGACCGTCTCGATGAACGCTTCGTCTTCGGCGTCGCCGAGCCAGACCAGCAGACCCTGCGCTTCCGCTTCTTCGCGGGTGATACGCTTGATTGCGGAGAACGATTGCACGCCCTGCACGAGGCTGATCACGCGTTCCGCTTCATGCGGTACGAGCTGTCCGCCTTCATGGTTGTACACTTTGTAGCCGTTGTATTCCGGCGGGTTATGGCTCGCCGTGACCATGATGCCGCCGTCGGCCTGCAGATGGCGCACCGAGAACGACAGCTGCGGCGTCGTGCGCAGCGAAGGATACAGCTTGGCCACGATTCCGTTCGCCGCCAGGACCAATGCCGCTTCGAGCGAAAATTCAGGCGAGAAATGGCGCGAATCGTGCGCGATGATGACGGACGGCTGCCCGTCTTTGCCCTGCGCCGTTTCGAGTATGTACTCAGCCAGGCCCTGCGTCGCTTTGCCTACCGTATACCGGTTCATGCGGTTGCTGCCGGCGCCGATCACGCCGCGCAGTCCGCCCGTTCCGAATTCAAGCTCCCGGTAAAAGCGATCTTCCAGTTCTTCCGGCTGCGATTCCAGCGCGCGCAGCTCTTGTTTGGTCGTTTCGTCGATGCTTGGGTCTTCCAGCCATTGGCTGACCACCGCCGCGGTTTTTTCGTTCAACATAATTCTTGTACCTCCCTGTCCGGATTGTTGGGGTGAAGAGGCAACCGTGCGGTTATTCGCGGTTCGCAAGCGCAAACATCATGTCGCCTTCGGCTACCACTTTTCCGTCCACTTTCGCCACGGCGTGTCCTTTTCCGATCATCCCTTTGAAGCGGGTCATCTCGACCTCAAGCTGCAGCGTATCGCCGGGCTTGACCTGCCCCCGGAAACGGAATCCGTCGATGCCGGCAAAAAACCCGAGCTTGCCGCGGTTTTCTTCCACGATCATCATCGCGACGCTTCCGACCTGGGCGAGAGCCTCAACTATTAATACCCCCGGCATGACCGGATAACCCGGAAAATGTCCGGCAAAGAAAGGTTCGTTAACGGTTACGTTTTTGATGCCGACCGCGCGCTTGCCCGGTTCGACCTCCAGAATCCGGTCCACCAACAGGAACGGCGGACGGTGCGGAATAATCTCTTGAATCTGCTGCGAATCCAAAATCACGAGCAAAACTCCCTTCGGCAATTTCCCCCATCATTATACAGTTTCCCGACGTAAAAAGAAATCGCGGAAAACCGGGCATCAAAAAAGCCGCCCCGGGCCGAATGGCCCGACAAGCGGCTCTGCCTTACCCGACAGGGCATGGCTTTTTCAAATATTGGACCGTGCCAAAACGCCGTTCCCGAGCGAACTTCGCGCTTGGTGCCGAAGGCTTGCGTCCCCGCCGCTGCTACGGAGCAAACACCAGATCGAACACGTGCACCCACGTTTCCGGCTGAAAAGCTTCTTCCAGCGGCTGCTTGCCGACGTACACGTAGCCGAACACCAGTCCTCCGGCCAGGCATACGATGAAAAAAAGCAGGAAAAGAGTAAAACGCAGCGCCTTTCTGCCGAACTTTCTTTTACGGCGTACGGGAACTTCGTTCTGCTCGTCCATCACCTTTTCCACTTCTACCCCTCCTTGCCGCAAAGTCCGAAGCCCCAGGCATCTGCCGGAGCTTCGGACTTATTGTTGATTACTTTTAGTTATACGTGATTCGATTACTGACGGATGCCGTTGGCGATCGTCGCCATCGTATCGCTTGAAGTCAGCGCCTTAGCGGCCAGCTGATACGCGCGCTGCACCTGCAGCAGTTCGGTCATCTGCGCGGTCAGGTCGACGTTCGATTGCTCCACGTAACCTTGTCTGACCTGGGCTTGTCCGGCGTTGCCGAGTACTTCCGCTTCGTTCGCGCCCTCGGCAAGCACAAAGGTGTTGCCTTCCGTCTGAACCAGTCCTTCCGAACGATTCACACGCGCCAGCGAGATCTGGCCGGCCGCCGTGCTCGTGCCGTTCGGATTCAGCGCCCGGACGCTGCCGTCGCTGTCTACTTGCAGCTTGGAGTTGGCCGGGATGCGGATCGGCTGTCCGTTCGTGCCCATGACCGGGTGTCCCTGATTCGTCATCAGATATACGTTCCGGGCATCGTCGCCGAGCGAAGCGAGTTGGAATCCGCCTTCGCGCGTCCACGCTTTCTCGCCGTTTACCTGAACTTCGAATACGGCGTTGCCTTCGATCGCGAGATCCGAAAGGCTGCCCGTTTCCTTAAGCGGCCCCTGGGTCAGGTCGATCGTGACTTCGCTCATTCGCGCGCCGAAGCCGAGGTTGTATCCGGCATCCGTGCGGCGTCCGCCCAGTTGGAACGAATCTCCCTGCTGCTGCACGCGCGTCAAGACGTCCTGGAAACTGCCCTGCTTGGCTTTGTAGCCGACCGTATCGACGTTTGCGATATTGTCCGAAATGAGGTCGAGCTTCCGTTGGAGGCCGTTCATCGTTACCGCGGCGCCGATCATCGAGTTATTCATGAATATGCCCCCTTAGTTAGACTCTTCCGACTTCGTTAACTGCTTTTTCCAGGCTCTTGTCGTAGAACTGCACGACCTTCTGGTTCGCTTCATATGCACGCAGCGCGGCGGTCATGTCGACCATCGACTGGGCCGCGTCTACCGTCGAGCGCTCCAGGTAACCCTGCTTCACGTCGAACTGGTCGGCGTCGGTAGCCGCCCGGAGCGAAGCTCCGCCCTGCGTCTTCTCCGTAAACAAGCCTTCGCCGTCTCGCGTCAGTTCGTTCGGCCGTTCCGCGACCGTTATGCCGATGCGGCCCGAAGCCGCCCCTGTCGCTTTGTTGAAAATGGTTCCGTTCTCCCGTACCCAGTAGTCGTCCATCGTGCCGGCCAGCACGATCGGCTGTCCGTCCTGTCCGAGCACGCTCTGGTTCATCGAGGTCAGGAGACGTCCGTCGACGCCCAGATGCATGTCGCCGTCACGCGTGTAGCTGACGCCGCCCTGCGGATTCTGTACGTTGAAAAACGCCTGAGGCTTATAGACCGTATCGCCGTTCCCCTGAACCGCTTTGCCGGAAGCGTCGAACACGAAGTTGCCGCCCTGCGGATTGGCCAGTTGAATATCGGAAGTGAGAGCCAGGTCGTCCGAAGACAGCGTCTCCGTCACGTCGCCCTGTACCATCATCGAAATGCTTTCTTCGGCGAACACGCCCGTGTTCAACTTGCCCACGCTGCGGTTGTCGCGGCCTTCGTCACCGTTCTGCAGCGCCACCATGACTTCCGGAAAAGAACGCGCCACGCTCTCTACCTGCTTGTACCCCGTCGTGTTCAGGTTGGCGATGTTCTGCGTAACGGTGTCGTGTCTGTGCTGCTGCGTCATCATGCCTGCGGTTGCCGTGTATAATCCTCTAAGCATTCGATGTGTTCCCCTTTCCGATATCGCGGATGCGGTCTGTTCCTTCGTGTATGAATCCCGGCTGTCTCCGTCCGTTCCCCTGCCGTCGGCGCCTTTAAAAAAGCCCCTCGGCCTTGTGTTATATATATCGGCAGATTCGGAAAATAATTAAGCGAAAATCAGAATTTTTTCTTTGCGGTCTGATCGAGATGGTCCAGCATCTTCTGCGTTCCTTTGACTACGCAGTGCATCGGGTCTTCCGCGATCCAGACCGGCACCCGCAGTTCGCTGGCCAGCAGGTCGTTCAGGCCGTGCAGCAGGGCTCCCCCGCCCGTCAGCACGACGCCGCGATCGATGATATCGGCCGACAGTTCCGGCGGAGTGCGTTCCAGCACCGACTTCGCGGCGCTAACGATCAAAGCGACCGACTCGTCCAGCGCTTCTTTGACTTCGGCCGACGTGACGGACACGGTGCGCGGCAGGCCGCTTACCATGTCCCGTCCGCGGATATCGACTTCGGCCTGGCGTCCGTCCGGATGCACGGAAGCGATATTGATTTTGAGATCTTCCGCCGTCCGTTCGCCGATCAGCAGCTTATATTTATTTTTGATATAACGGATAATCGATTCGTCGAACGTGTCGCCCGCCACTTTGATCGAGGAGGACGTCACGATGTCGCCCATCGACAGGACGGCCACGTCGGTCGTGCCGCCGCCGATATCGACGACCATATTCCCGCTCGGCTGGTAAATGTCCATGCCGGCTCCGATCGCCGCGGCTTTCGGTTCTTCTTCCAGATAAACGTCTTTCGCTCCGGTACGCTGGGCCGCTTCACGGATCGCTTTTTGCTCGACGGAGGTGATGTTGGTCGGCGCGCAGATCAAAATCCGCGGATTGCTGTACCAGCTGCGACCGCCCACTTTGTTAATAAAGTAACGCAGCATCGCTTCCGTAATATCGAAGTCCGCGATGACGCCGTCGCGCAGCGGCCGCACCACTTCGATATTGCCGGGCGTGCGTCCGACCATGCGGCGCGCTTCTTCGCCGACAGCCAGCACGCGTTTCGACTCTTTCTCCACTGCCACAACCGACGGCTCATCGATGACGACGCCTTTGCCCTTTACGTAAATCAGCACGTTCGCCGTGCCCAGGTCGATTCCGATATCCTTGCTCAACATGTCTTTTCGCGGCCTCCAGCATCCTTGTTATTCGGCTTTTTTTACTGCGCGCTTCCGTCGGCGCCCTGCAAACTACCAGCTTTTAACATACCATATTTATAGGCTCTACATCAACGGAAATTCAAGGGAAATCCCGCTCTGAAGCGCAAAAAACCCAAGTTCGAATGAACTTGGGTTTTGGAACGGTGTCCGCGTCTTCCCGGGCTTAGGCCCAGGTCGGCTGAACGTTAAACATCGGAGTTTCTGTACGCACGGACGTTTCCGCCGCGGCGGACGTCTCAGCTGCCGCTTCCGGCATCGAAACGCGCCAGATGTCTGCGCCCAGACCGACCAGCTTCTCCGTCAGGTTGACGTAGCCACGGTCGATATGGTGCGTACCGCCTACTTCGGTCGTGCCTTCCGCTACGAGGCCGGCACAGATCAGCGCCGCGCCCGCGCGAAGATCGGTCGCCGTTACTTTGGCGCCCACGAATTTGGTGTTGCCCGTCACGAACGAAGAACGGCCTTCGACTTTGATCTCGGCGTTCATCAGGCTGAACTGATCGACGTGCATGAAGCGGTTCTCGAACACCGTCTCGGTCACGACGCTCGTTCCGGTCGCGCTGAGCAGCAGCGCCATCATCTGCGACTGCATGTCCGTCGGGAAGCCCGGGTAAGGCAGCGTTTTGATGTCAACGGCGCGCAGAGGCTTGTCGGCGATAACGCGAATGCCGTTTTCGTCCGGCAGTACCGTTACGCCCATCTCTTCCATCTTGGCTACGACCGGACCGAGGTGGTCGGCAATCGCGCCTTCGACGTACACGTCGCCGCCCGTGATCGCTGCGGCTACCATGTAGGTGCCCGCTTCGATCCGGTCGGGAATGACGGTGTGCGGAGCGCCGATCAGCTTCTCGACGCCTTCGATCCGGATCGTGCCCGTACCGGCGCCGCGAACAACCGCGCCCATGGCGTTCAGATAGTTGGCCAAGTCGACGATTTCCGGCTCTTTCGCCGCGTTCTCGATCGTCGTCGTGCCGTCAGCCATCGTGGCTGCCATCATGATGTTCTCGGTAGCGCCCACGCTGGCTACGTCGAGATAGATTTTCGCGCCGCGGAGTCTGCCGTCGCTTTTCGCTTCGACGTATCCTTCGCCCAGCGTGACAGTCGCTCCCATCGCCTCGAACCCTTTCAGGTGCAGGTCGATCGGGCGCGTACCGATGGCGCATCCGCCCGGCATCGAGATGCGGGTAGAGCCCAAGCGCGCAAGCAAAGGCCCCATTACGAGGAAGGAGGCGCGCATCTTGCTCACCCATTCGTAAGGCGCTTCAGATGAAGTCAGGTTTCGTGCATCTACGCGGATGACTTCATCCTGGTATGTAATGCCCGCTCCTAGCGATTCCAAAACTTTATTGATGGTCATGACGTCGTCAAGAGGAGGCGCATCCGAAATGATGCTCTCTCCTTCTTGTCCCAACAGACTGGCAGCGATGATAGGAAGCACCGAATTTTTGGCTCCGCTAACTTTCACGGTTCCGGTCAATCGTTTGCCGCCGCGGACGATAAATTTGCTCATCTACGTATTCCCTCCGCGCGTTTAATTTGCGTTTAATTGTGTGTTTGTTTGTGGTATTGTGCACATGCCGACTTGAAGGTCGGTTCGTCTTGTGAGTCATGAGGGCAAATAGGCCTAATCAGTGATTAACCCAAGCACTCCGACTTAAAACAATTTCGTTCTTTAGAATCCCATTCTAAGCAGTTGGGACCATCCGATATAATCCAACATGAATTTTGCGACGAAATGCCCGAGCACTATCGCCAGCAGCACATGCAGCATTTTCCCCTGCGGGCTCTGCGGATGACGGATGATCAGATCGAGCTTCAAATTCTGCAGCGCCCACCAGGACAAGAGGATACAGCCCAGCGATATGACCATGGACAAAATACCGAAAACTCCGGTTTGCGAGAAAGATGCCAGGGCGTTTTCACCCATCGTCCCTCACTCCTTTCGTTCGTCCGGTCGTGCTCCGATCCGCATAACGATATTTTTGCGGACTCCTCTATAATACGGGGAAGTGGCCGAAGAATCCAGCACATTTCGAACAAATTTTGCAAAAAAGCGACCATTACTTTCCTTCGCAGCCGATTAATTGGGTTTTGCTTGCCCGCTTAAAACGTGTAAGCGTTTCATTGGGAAAGGCTTGTCCGACAGGTCTTTTTGATTTATCGGCATACGGATTTTTTTCATTAGACTTTGCCGAAAATTATTTCCGGGGAAATAAGCGAAAGATGCAAAAAACCGATCTCCGGAGAGATCGGTTTGCGTTATTTGTTCACGATGTCCATGTTGGTTACGTCGAGACGGGTAAGCGCCCGTTTGAGCGCAAACTCCGCACGCATGTAATCGACTTCGTCCTGGTGCATTTTTCCGCTTTCGAGACGCATCTCGGCTCTTTCTCTCGCCGCGCGTGCGCGGTCGATGTCGATGCTCTCCGGCAGTTCGGCGCTTTCGGCCAACACGACGACCTTGTCGCGGCGAACTTCAAGGAAGCCGCCGTGCACGGCAATGTGCGAGCGCTTGCCGTCATGCTGGACCGTGAGCGCGCCGATCTGAAGCGGAGCGACTGTCGGGATGTGTCCCGGCAGCACGCCCATGTCGCCTTCGACGCTTTTGGCGATGATGCGGCTGACGTCGCCGGAGTAGATAAGGCGCTCCGGCGTAACGATTTCAAGCAAAAAGGTGCTCACTTCTATCCCTCCTCACCCAAAGCTTGGCAGCTTACAGGGTTTTCGCTTTCTCGACGGCTTCTTCGATCGTGCCGACAAAGAGGAATGCCGCTTCCGGCAGATTGTCGTGCTTGCCGTCGAGGATTTCGCGGAAGCTGCGGATCGTTTCCTTGACCGGAACGTAACGGCCTTTGAGGCCCGTGAAGGCTTCGGCAACGTGGAACGGCTGCGACAGGAAGCGCTGGATTTTACGTGCACGCGATACGATTACTTTGTCGTCCTCGCTCAGCTCGTCCATACCGAGGATCGCGATGATGTCCTGCAGCTCGCGGTAGCGGGCCAGCAGCTGCTTGACGCCTTGGGCAACGTCGTAGTGCTCTTCGCCCACGACGTCCGGAGCCAGAATCCGCGAACTCGAAGCGAGCGGATCGACGGCCGGGAAAATACCCATTTCGGAGATCTTACGCTCCAGGTTGGTCGTTGCGTCCAAGTGGGCGAAAGTCGTCGCCGGAGCCGGGTCGGTATAATCGTCCGCCGGTACGTAGATCGCCTGGATCGACGTTACGGAACCGGTCTTGGTCGAAGTGATCCGTTCCTGCAGCTGACCCATTTCGGTAGCCAGCGTAGGCTGGTAACCTACGGCCGAAGGCATACGACCCAGCAGGGCGGATACTTCCGAACCGGCTTGGGTGAAGCGGAAGATGTTGTCGACGAACAGCAGTACGTCGCGGCCTTCCTGATCGCGGAAATACTCTGCCATCGTCAGACCGGTCAACGCTACGCGCAAACGCGCGCCCGGAGGCTCGTTCATCTGACCGAATACCATGGCCGTTTTGCTGATAACGCCGGATTCTCTCATCTCGTGGTACAAGTCGTTACCTTCGCGCGTGCGTTCGCCGACGCCCGCGAATACGGAGATACCGCCGTGTTCCTGTGCAATGTTGTTGATCAGTTCCTGGATCGTAACCGTCTTGCCTACGCCGGCGCCGCCGAACAGGCCGATTTTGCCGCCTTTTGCGTAAGGAGCGAGCAGGTCGATAACCTTGATGCCGGTTTCGAGCATTTCCGCCTGCGTCGACAGTTCGTCGAACGTAGGAGGCTGACGGTGAATCGGGTTTTTGATCGTGGATACGACTTCGCCCGCTTCGTCGATCGGCTCGCCGAGAACGTTAAATACGCGTCCCAGCGTAATGTCGCCGACCGGCACGGAAATTGGGGCGCCCGTGTCGATGACCACGCTTCCGCGCGTCAAGCCGTCGGTGGAAGACATCGCGATGCAGCGCACCGTGTTGTCGCCCAGATGGTTGGAAACTTCCAGAGTCAGTTCGATGGTTTCGCCGTTTTCCGTCGCTTTTTGGATCTTGAGCGCATTCAGGATTTCCGGAAGCTGACCGCGTTCGAATTCCACGTCGACAACCGGACCCGTGATGCTGATGATGCGTCCTGTATTCATGCTTGGTTTTCCCTCCTACAAGCTTCAGCTTTGTGCGGCACTCGCGCCCGCCACGATTTCGGTAATTTCCTGGGTAATGGCCGCCTGACGCGCCCGGTTGTAAGTAAGCGTATATTCGTTGATCAACTTCGAAGCGTTCTTGGTCGCGGATCCCATGGCGGTCATCTTCGCGCCGAGTTCGCTCGCTTTGCCTTCGAGCACCGCTTTGTAGATCAGCGTTTCCGCGTAACGCGGCAGCAGTTCGCCGAGTACGGCTTCCGCCGAAGGCTCGAATTCGTAGGCCTGCGTCGCCCCGTCGAAGGAGACCGGCTCCATCGGCAGCAGCGCGTCGACCTGCGGAATCTGGGTAAGCGCGTTGACGAACTGGTTATAACATAAGTACAGCGCGTCGGTATGTCCCAACTCGTAATCCTGTACGGCACGTGCCGCGACCGCTTTGATATCCGCAAAAGAAGGCGAATCGGACAATTCCGTTACCGTCTCGGCGATCTCGATGCCGCGTCTGCGGAAATAGTCGCGTCCTTTTCGTCCGATTACGTACAGCACGTATTGGTCCGGCGAAGTATGCCGGTCGCGCAGTTCGTTGGATACGCGGCGCAGGATATTCGCATTGTAACCGCCGGCCAGGCCGCGGTCCGAAGTGATGACGAGATAAGCCGTTTTGCGCACTTCCCGCTTCTCCAGCATCGGATGACGGATCCCCGTACTGGCGGAAGCGATGCTCGCTACCACTTCCCGCAGTTTCTCGGAGTACGGACGAGCCGCTTCGGTCTTCTCCTGCGCGCGGCGCAGCTTCGAAGCCGCTACCATCTCCATCGCCTTGGTGATCTGACGGGTGTTCTGGGTACTCTTGATCTGACGCTTGATCTCGCGTATTCCTTTTGCCATTTTGTTCACCTCCAGACTTTGCGAAGCAAAGTCACTTCGTAAGCATCTACTGCAAGACTTTGCGAAGCAAAGTCACCTCGTAAGCATGTATTCCAAAAAAATCGTGTCTGTCTCTATGTCGCGAAGCCGGTCCGGCGGAGCTTATGCGCAAAGCCGCTCTTCCCTTACGGAAAGGACGCGGCTTTACCCATTCGCAGCCCCGAAGGCTTCTGTTGAAGAGATGCGCTTGGACGATTAAGCCGTCGTCGCAAATCCTTTTTTGAATTGGTCGATCGCGGCTACCAACGCTTTTTCGTTGTCGGAAGTCAGATCCTTCGTTTGGATGATCGAATCGAGAATCGCTTGATGCTCGGTCGTCATGTAAGCGAGGAATTCGCGCTCGAAACGGCGAACGTCGGCAACCGGAATATCGTCGAGCATGCCTTTTACGGCCGTGTACAAGCTTACGACCTGCTGTTCGACCGACAACGGTTGGTTAACGCCCTGTTTGAGGATTTCCATCATGCGCGCGCCGCGGTTGAGGCGCGACAGCGTCGATTTGTCGAGGTCGGAACCGAACTGCGAGAACGCCTGCAGCTCGCGGTATTGGGCCAGATCCAGACGCAGTGTACCGGCGACTTTCTTCATCGCTTTGATCTGCGCGGAGCCGCCGACCCGGGATACCGAGATACCGACGTTGATCGCCGGACGCTGACCCGAATAGAACAGGTCCGATTCCAGGAAGATCTGTCCGTCGGTGATCGAGATCACGTTCGTCGGGATGTATGCCGATACGTCCGAAGCCTGCGTTTCGATGAACGGCAGAGCCGTCAGCGAGCCGCCGCCGCGAGCGTCGCTCAGCTTGGCTGCGCGTTCGAGCAGACGGGAGTGCAGGTAGAAGACGTCGCCCGGATAAGCTTCCCGACCCGGAGGACGGCGGAGCAGCAGGGACAATTCGCGGTAAGCCGCGGCTTGTTTGGACAAGTCATCGTAGATGACGAGCGCGTGCTCGCCTTTGTACATGAAGTACTCGCCCATCGCGCAGCCGGCGTAAGCCGAGATGTACTGAAGCGGAGCCGGGTCCGAAGCGGAAGCCGTCACGACGATCGTGTATTCCAGGGCGCCGGTACGACGCAGCGTTTCTACGACCTGGGCCACGGTGGACTGTTTCTGTCCGATCGCGACGTACACGCACTTCACGTTGTTGCCTTTTTGGTTAAGGATGGTATCGATCGCGATCGTCGTTTTACCCGTTTGACGGTCGCCGATGATCAGTTCGCGCTGTCCGCGGCCGATCGGAACCATCGAGTCGATGGCTTTGATACCGGTCTGCATCGGTTCATGTACGGACTTCCGGTCGATAACGCCCGGTGCCGATCCTTCTACAGGGCGGAAATGGGTCGTATCGATCGGACCTTTGCCGTCGACAGGCTGTCCGAGCGGATTGACGACGCGTCCGAGCAGCGCTTCGCCGACCGGAACTTCCATGATGCGTCCCGTACGCTTGACCTGGTCGCCTTCGCGGATGTCCGTGTAAGGACCCAAGATAACGATACCTACGTTGTCTTCTTCCAGGTTGAGGGCCATGCCCATTACGCCGTTGGAGAATTCAAGCAGTTCGCCCGACATAACGTTATCGAGTCCGTGCGCGCGGGCGATACCGTCGCCGATTTGAATAACGGTTCCCACTTCGGCAACTTCGATTTCGTTTTGATACTGTTCAATCTGGCTCTTAATCAGCGTGCTGATTTCATCAGGTCTGATACTCAAGTGGTTTCCCCCCTGTCACTATGCTTGTCTTTCGAAAGACTTTTCGAGACGGGCAAGCTTGCCCGCCAGGCTTCCGTCGTACAGCGTATTGCCGATCACGACTTTGGCGCCGCCAAGCACGCTTTTGTCTATCACGTTGTATATCGTAATTTTTTTGCCGGTCAGCATGCCGAAACGTTCGACGGCTGCGGCTTTCTCTTCTTCGGTCAAAGGAAACGCGCTGTATACGGTGGCATCGGCCACGCCGAGCGCTTCATTGGAAATCTGTTCGTAACTTTCGCGCAGTTCGCCGAACAGCTGGGTCCGTCCGCGTGCGATCAACAGTTCGACCGTGCGGATGACCGGTGCGGAGACACGGCCCGCAAAAGCGCCGTTCAGCACTTTTTGCTTGCCTTCGGCGGATACGCCGGGCGAAGACACGAACTTGTTCAGAGCCGGATCAGACGCGAAAGCTTCGGCGATGGCACGCAGCTCGGCCTGAGTCTCGGCGACTTTGCCTTCGGCGAAAGTCACTTCGAAAAGCGCGCGCGCATAACGTTTCGCGACCCGCGTATCGCGGCTCACGACTTCGTTCCTACGTCTTTCAGATACTGATCGACCAGGCCTTCGTTCGATTTTTCGTCGATCTCTTTTTCGATCAGCTTGGAAGCGATCTGTACGGAGACGCGTCCCACTTCGCCGCGCAGGGCAGCCATGGCTTTGTTCTTCTCGCTCTCGATATCGCGGAGCGCTTCGTCTTTCAGGCGCACGGATTCTTCTTTGGCCTGCGCGATCAGTTGATCGGCCTGCTTGCCGCTCGTCTGTCTCGATTGTTCAATGATGTCGTAAGCGTCTTTGCGTGCTTGCTGGAGCGCTTCTTTTTGCTGTTCCACGTAAGCGGCCGCTTCTTCGCGCGTCGCCGATGCCTCGTTCAACTGGCCAAGCACCAATTCCCGGCGCTTCTCCATGACGGACATCAGGGGTCCGATTGCATAGCGGCTGAGCAGCCAGTAGAGAATCAGAAACGCGAGCAGCGTAATCCATATTGAAGACCATACAATATCCAT
This genomic window contains:
- the murA gene encoding UDP-N-acetylglucosamine 1-carboxyvinyltransferase yields the protein MSKFIVRGGKRLTGTVKVSGAKNSVLPIIAASLLGQEGESIISDAPPLDDVMTINKVLESLGAGITYQDEVIRVDARNLTSSEAPYEWVSKMRASFLVMGPLLARLGSTRISMPGGCAIGTRPIDLHLKGFEAMGATVTLGEGYVEAKSDGRLRGAKIYLDVASVGATENIMMAATMADGTTTIENAAKEPEIVDLANYLNAMGAVVRGAGTGTIRIEGVEKLIGAPHTVIPDRIEAGTYMVAAAITGGDVYVEGAIADHLGPVVAKMEEMGVTVLPDENGIRVIADKPLRAVDIKTLPYPGFPTDMQSQMMALLLSATGTSVVTETVFENRFMHVDQFSLMNAEIKVEGRSSFVTGNTKFVGAKVTATDLRAGAALICAGLVAEGTTEVGGTHHIDRGYVNLTEKLVGLGADIWRVSMPEAAAETSAAAETSVRTETPMFNVQPTWA
- a CDS encoding flagellar hook-basal body protein: MLRGLYTATAGMMTQQHRHDTVTQNIANLNTTGYKQVESVARSFPEVMVALQNGDEGRDNRSVGKLNTGVFAEESISMMVQGDVTETLSSDDLALTSDIQLANPQGGNFVFDASGKAVQGNGDTVYKPQAFFNVQNPQGGVSYTRDGDMHLGVDGRLLTSMNQSVLGQDGQPIVLAGTMDDYWVRENGTIFNKATGAASGRIGITVAERPNELTRDGEGLFTEKTQGGASLRAATDADQFDVKQGYLERSTVDAAQSMVDMTAALRAYEANQKVVQFYDKSLEKAVNEVGRV
- a CDS encoding flagellar hook-basal body protein — translated: MNNSMIGAAVTMNGLQRKLDLISDNIANVDTVGYKAKQGSFQDVLTRVQQQGDSFQLGGRRTDAGYNLGFGARMSEVTIDLTQGPLKETGSLSDLAIEGNAVFEVQVNGEKAWTREGGFQLASLGDDARNVYLMTNQGHPVMGTNGQPIRIPANSKLQVDSDGSVRALNPNGTSTAAGQISLARVNRSEGLVQTEGNTFVLAEGANEAEVLGNAGQAQVRQGYVEQSNVDLTAQMTELLQVQRAYQLAAKALTSSDTMATIANGIRQ
- the fabZ gene encoding 3-hydroxyacyl-ACP dehydratase FabZ encodes the protein MLDSQQIQEIIPHRPPFLLVDRILEVEPGKRAVGIKNVTVNEPFFAGHFPGYPVMPGVLIVEALAQVGSVAMMIVEENRGKLGFFAGIDGFRFRGQVKPGDTLQLEVEMTRFKGMIGKGHAVAKVDGKVVAEGDMMFALANRE
- a CDS encoding DUF1146 family protein; translation: MGENALASFSQTGVFGILSMVISLGCILLSWWALQNLKLDLIIRHPQSPQGKMLHVLLAIVLGHFVAKFMLDYIGWSQLLRMGF
- a CDS encoding DNA-directed RNA polymerase subunit beta, translated to MEKVMDEQNEVPVRRKRKFGRKALRFTLFLLFFIVCLAGGLVFGYVYVGKQPLEEAFQPETWVHVFDLVFAP
- a CDS encoding rod shape-determining protein — protein: MLSKDIGIDLGTANVLIYVKGKGVVIDEPSVVAVEKESKRVLAVGEEARRMVGRTPGNIEVVRPLRDGVIADFDITEAMLRYFINKVGGRSWYSNPRILICAPTNITSVEQKAIREAAQRTGAKDVYLEEEPKAAAIGAGMDIYQPSGNMVVDIGGGTTDVAVLSMGDIVTSSSIKVAGDTFDESIIRYIKNKYKLLIGERTAEDLKINIASVHPDGRQAEVDIRGRDMVSGLPRTVSVTSAEVKEALDESVALIVSAAKSVLERTPPELSADIIDRGVVLTGGGALLHGLNDLLASELRVPVWIAEDPMHCVVKGTQKMLDHLDQTAKKKF
- a CDS encoding phospho-sugar mutase; this encodes MLNEKTAAVVSQWLEDPSIDETTKQELRALESQPEELEDRFYRELEFGTGGLRGVIGAGSNRMNRYTVGKATQGLAEYILETAQGKDGQPSVIIAHDSRHFSPEFSLEAALVLAANGIVAKLYPSLRTTPQLSFSVRHLQADGGIMVTASHNPPEYNGYKVYNHEGGQLVPHEAERVISLVQGVQSFSAIKRITREEAEAQGLLVWLGDAEDEAFIETVASLSLSREQLAAGQGSDLQVVFTPLHGTGNLPVRRVLEKIGFKNVAVVPEQEQPDGDFPTVKSPNPEEREAFTLAMKLGEQLNADILIGTDPDCDRVGAVVRNKEGQYVVLSGNQSGAIMVDYVLGRMKEAGTLPKNGAVIKTIVTSEMGAVIARHYGAEVLNTLTGFKYIGEKMNQFEQSGEHTFLFGYEESYGYLAGNYARDKDAVLASMLLAEAAAYYKTQGKTLYEVLEGLYEQFGTFVERLESRTMKGKDGLAKIQSIMSDWRENPPTEVGGVKVVQTLDYAQGIDGLPSENVLKYMLEDDSWFVLRPSGTEPKIKVYFAVRGDSLADAEEAVGRLVAAVTARVDA
- a CDS encoding F0F1 ATP synthase subunit epsilon, which encodes MSTFLLEIVTPERLIYSGDVSRIIAKSVEGDMGVLPGHIPTVAPLQIGALTVQHDGKRSHIAVHGGFLEVRRDKVVVLAESAELPESIDIDRARAARERAEMRLESGKMHQDEVDYMRAEFALKRALTRLDVTNMDIVNK